A genomic window from Candidatus Andeanibacterium colombiense includes:
- a CDS encoding sulfite exporter TauE/SafE family protein, translated as MLHQIDALHAFAGLFVGFLVGMTGVGGGALMTPVLVLLFGVSPQTAVGTDLLYAAITKITGSAVHGWRDTVEWPIVRRLALGSVPAAILTIALLSMIGKPSPNTEHVTLFGLACLLAVTSLTVIFRGWLTRLTANLDPLRPPLKATIGTIALGAVIGVAVSLTSVGAGAIGVTVLLLLYPRLPLVRIVGSDIAHAVPLALVAGFGHWLIGDVDGVLLTNLLIGSIPGVIAGSLLSTHAPEKILRPLLATVLAVSSWQLFEKVAATPHTAATPAPAPVHKPKQ; from the coding sequence CTGTTGCATCAGATCGACGCACTCCACGCCTTCGCCGGCCTGTTCGTCGGCTTCCTGGTGGGCATGACCGGGGTTGGCGGAGGCGCGCTGATGACGCCGGTGCTGGTGCTGCTGTTCGGGGTCAGCCCGCAGACCGCGGTCGGTACCGATTTGCTCTATGCCGCGATCACCAAGATCACCGGTTCGGCGGTGCACGGCTGGCGCGATACGGTGGAATGGCCGATCGTGCGCCGGCTGGCCCTCGGCAGCGTACCCGCCGCGATCCTCACGATCGCGCTGCTGTCGATGATCGGGAAGCCTTCGCCCAATACCGAGCATGTGACATTGTTCGGGCTCGCCTGCCTGCTCGCGGTGACCTCGCTGACGGTGATCTTCCGCGGCTGGCTGACCAGGCTTACTGCGAACCTCGATCCGCTGCGCCCGCCGCTCAAGGCGACGATCGGGACGATCGCGTTGGGGGCGGTGATCGGCGTCGCGGTGTCGCTGACCTCGGTGGGGGCTGGGGCGATCGGGGTGACCGTGCTGCTGCTGCTCTATCCCCGGCTGCCGCTCGTCCGCATCGTCGGCTCCGACATCGCCCATGCGGTCCCGCTCGCGCTGGTTGCGGGCTTCGGCCACTGGCTGATCGGCGATGTCGACGGGGTGCTGCTGACCAATTTGCTGATCGGCTCGATCCCCGGCGTGATCGCCGGGAGCCTGCTCTCCACCCACGCGCCGGAAAAGATCCTTCGACCGTTGCTGGCGACCGTGCTGGCAGTCTCGTCCTGGCAGTTGTTCGAAAAGGTAGCCGCCACGCCCCACACCGCGGCGACACCGGCCCCTGCGCCGGTGCACAAGCCGAAGCAATAG
- a CDS encoding urea carboxylase-associated family protein encodes MTAVLADPMAARDHARAMAGTIVEAMPMVPPVARDLPAGVSSQDLLWEETIAPGGYATRRLARGSRLRLIDLEGDACASLLIYNAEMPTERLNVADTVKVQWNAYLGAGKLLLSDMGRVLMSIVEDGAGTHDTFCGTSNAATNELKYGEGRNSGAFPNGRDRLLLGSAKHGLQRRDVHPCVNLFKGTRIEADGTITPLVGPYDGGRTVILRAEMDVIVVLANCPHVLDPRDEFTVTPLRASAWRGAVTPENDPIRNATLEGQRAFLNVEDYFRR; translated from the coding sequence ATGACCGCGGTTCTCGCCGATCCTATGGCAGCGCGCGATCATGCCCGCGCCATGGCCGGCACCATTGTCGAAGCGATGCCGATGGTACCGCCAGTCGCGCGCGATCTGCCCGCCGGGGTCTCTTCCCAGGACCTGCTGTGGGAAGAAACGATCGCGCCGGGTGGCTATGCGACCCGCCGGCTGGCGCGCGGGTCGCGTCTGCGGCTGATCGATCTCGAAGGCGATGCCTGCGCCTCGCTGCTGATCTACAACGCCGAAATGCCGACCGAGCGGCTCAACGTCGCGGATACGGTCAAGGTCCAGTGGAACGCCTATCTCGGAGCGGGCAAGCTGCTGCTGTCCGACATGGGCCGCGTGCTGATGAGCATCGTCGAGGATGGCGCCGGCACCCATGACACTTTCTGCGGAACCTCAAACGCCGCCACTAACGAGTTGAAATATGGCGAAGGCCGCAACAGCGGCGCTTTTCCCAATGGGCGTGATCGGCTGCTGCTCGGCTCGGCAAAGCACGGGCTCCAGCGCCGCGACGTGCATCCGTGCGTGAATCTGTTCAAGGGCACCCGGATCGAGGCCGACGGCACGATCACCCCGCTGGTCGGCCCCTATGACGGCGGGCGCACAGTGATCCTGCGCGCCGAGATGGACGTGATCGTTGTTCTCGCGAATTGCCCACACGTCCTCGATCCACGCGACGAGTTTACCGTGACCCCGCTGCGCGCTTCGGCCTGGCGCGGTGCCGTCACCCCCGAGAACGACCCGATCCGCAATGCGACGCTGGAGGGCCAGCGCGCGTTCCTCAACGTCGAAGATTACTTCCGTCGCTAA
- the atzF gene encoding allophanate hydrolase translates to MSRLDRRGIGAIVDAAAASGALAVMQETLARIEAYDAVQPQIWISRAAPEDLLAAANAVDARIAAGEKLPLAGVPFAVKDNIDVAGFETTAACPAFAYRPAASAEVVARLEAAGAICVGKTNLDQFATGLVGTRSPYGIPRNAYNLAYVSGGSSSGSSVAVAAGLVPFALGTDTAGSGRVPAAFNHLIGFKPTKGRWSTSGLVPACRTLDCITVFTDTLGEARLIDEVVAGFDAVDPFSKPLADRALWPQRIGVPRRRQRQWFGDAQAEYFYDRALELLSERAQIVEININSLLEAAQLLYGGPWVAERTAAIAGLLESDPDAIDPTVRGVVEPGKDIGAVELWDGIYRLAELKRYADGLWDSLDLLAFPTAGTTYRVSELLAEPVALNSNLGRYTNFVNLLDMAAVAVPAGIRSNGTGFGITLIGPADSDRALIATAETYLAAAKLPSPPPLDLEGKMETVKLAVVGAHLKDMPLHWQLTSRDAKFVGAFETAPTYRLYAMADSVPPKPALVHSDNGAAIAVEVYELDVAAFGSFVVEVPAPLAIGTVTLSDGTSVKGFVSEPRATTGAEDITELGGWRAYIARG, encoded by the coding sequence ATGAGCAGGCTGGACCGGCGCGGGATCGGCGCCATCGTCGATGCCGCCGCGGCATCGGGCGCGCTGGCGGTGATGCAGGAGACGCTTGCCCGGATCGAGGCCTATGACGCGGTCCAGCCGCAAATCTGGATCAGCCGCGCCGCGCCCGAGGATCTGCTGGCCGCCGCGAACGCGGTCGATGCGCGGATCGCGGCGGGCGAGAAGCTCCCGCTGGCCGGCGTACCCTTCGCAGTGAAGGACAATATCGACGTCGCCGGCTTCGAGACGACCGCCGCCTGCCCGGCCTTCGCCTATCGGCCGGCCGCCTCGGCCGAAGTGGTCGCGCGGCTGGAAGCGGCCGGCGCGATCTGCGTCGGCAAGACCAATCTCGACCAGTTCGCCACCGGCCTTGTCGGCACGCGCAGCCCCTATGGCATCCCGCGCAACGCCTATAACCTCGCCTATGTCAGCGGCGGCTCAAGTTCCGGCTCGTCGGTCGCGGTCGCGGCCGGGCTGGTGCCTTTCGCGCTCGGCACCGACACCGCCGGTTCGGGCCGCGTACCCGCCGCCTTCAATCATTTGATCGGTTTCAAGCCGACCAAGGGCCGCTGGAGCACCAGCGGGCTCGTCCCAGCCTGCCGCACGCTCGACTGCATCACCGTGTTCACCGACACGCTCGGCGAGGCACGGCTGATCGATGAGGTGGTCGCGGGCTTCGATGCGGTCGATCCGTTCTCGAAGCCGCTGGCCGACCGTGCGCTGTGGCCCCAGCGGATCGGTGTGCCGCGCCGCCGGCAGCGCCAGTGGTTCGGCGACGCCCAGGCCGAATATTTTTACGACCGCGCGCTCGAACTCCTGTCTGAGCGGGCCCAGATCGTCGAGATCAACATCAACTCGCTGCTCGAAGCCGCACAGCTGCTTTACGGTGGCCCCTGGGTGGCGGAACGCACCGCCGCGATCGCCGGGCTGCTGGAAAGCGACCCGGACGCGATCGACCCGACCGTCCGCGGCGTGGTCGAACCGGGCAAGGACATCGGCGCGGTCGAGCTGTGGGACGGGATCTACCGCCTTGCCGAGCTCAAGCGCTATGCCGATGGGCTGTGGGATTCGCTCGACCTGCTCGCCTTCCCGACCGCCGGCACGACCTATCGCGTGTCCGAGTTGCTGGCGGAACCGGTCGCCCTCAACAGCAACCTCGGGCGCTATACCAATTTCGTGAACCTGCTCGACATGGCAGCCGTTGCCGTGCCCGCGGGCATCCGTTCGAACGGGACCGGCTTCGGCATCACGCTGATCGGCCCGGCCGACAGCGACCGCGCGCTGATCGCCACGGCAGAAACCTATCTCGCAGCGGCCAAGCTGCCGTCGCCGCCACCGCTCGATCTGGAGGGAAAAATGGAAACCGTGAAACTGGCCGTCGTCGGCGCGCACCTGAAGGACATGCCGCTGCACTGGCAGCTGACCTCGCGCGATGCGAAGTTCGTCGGTGCGTTCGAGACCGCCCCAACCTATCGCCTTTATGCGATGGCCGACAGCGTCCCCCCCAAGCCGGCGCTGGTCCATAGCGACAACGGCGCGGCGATTGCGGTCGAGGTTTACGAACTCGACGTCGCGGCCTTCGGCAGCTTCGTGGTCGAGGTCCCGGCCCCGCTCGCGATCGGCACGGTGACGCTGAGCGACGGCACCAGCGTCAAGGGCTTCGTGTCCGAACCGCGCGCAACCACCGGCGCCGAAGACATCACCGAGCTTGGCGGCTGGCGCGCCTATATCGCGCGCGGCTGA
- a CDS encoding CopG family ribbon-helix-helix protein — MNPEPTSLARLSMSLPAELFRQLDMMVEERGLPSRSQLIAELIRHALADHEARTRPEDMLAGTVTLVYRGNRGRVRQQLSETQADYLKEIISSQHVFLEDDQSLEVLLVQGPAMRLKELCDALRGIRGVHQLQLVTTTALLPPLHEQDEEDEPAGETNQEKDVAA; from the coding sequence ATGAACCCCGAACCCACCAGTCTTGCCCGACTCAGCATGAGCCTGCCGGCCGAACTGTTCCGCCAGCTGGACATGATGGTTGAGGAGCGCGGCCTGCCTTCGCGCTCTCAGCTGATCGCCGAACTGATCCGCCACGCGCTGGCCGATCACGAAGCTCGGACGCGGCCGGAAGACATGCTCGCCGGCACCGTCACTCTGGTCTACCGCGGCAATCGCGGCCGGGTGCGCCAGCAGCTTTCGGAGACCCAAGCCGACTATCTCAAGGAGATCATCTCCTCTCAGCACGTCTTCCTCGAAGACGACCAGTCCCTCGAAGTCCTGCTGGTGCAGGGCCCGGCGATGCGTCTGAAGGAATTGTGCGACGCGCTGCGCGGCATCCGCGGCGTCCACCAGCTCCAGCTCGTCACCACTACCGCCCTGCTCCCACCGTTGCATGAGCAGGACGAAGAGGACGAGCCCGCCGGCGAAACCAACCAAGAAAAGGACGTCGCTGCATGA
- a CDS encoding ABC transporter permease subunit: MRWVNRRVGRGNSILLGAIPILLLVLLYVIVAAGRHSANPSDKIMPLPSGMVDAMAPLLFQPDPLSGQVLFWADTLASLERLGLGLGISTLSALLVGLVLGVLPPVRATFSPLVTGIAVIPPIALLPILFIAFGLGETAKVALIVIGIAPFMIRDIAAHVAALPREQIIKAQTLGASSWQVLLRVALPQAMPRLLQAVRLSLGPAWVFLISAEAIASDIGLGYRIFLVRRYLSMDIILPYVAWIALLAVAIDFILVQSSRRLFPWAHGAGH, translated from the coding sequence ATGCGTTGGGTGAACCGCCGTGTCGGGCGGGGCAACAGTATCCTTCTGGGCGCAATTCCGATCCTGCTGCTGGTGCTGCTCTACGTGATCGTCGCAGCCGGCCGTCACTCGGCCAATCCCAGCGACAAGATCATGCCGCTGCCGAGCGGAATGGTGGATGCGATGGCCCCGCTGCTGTTCCAGCCGGACCCGCTTTCGGGACAGGTGCTGTTCTGGGCGGACACGCTCGCGAGCCTTGAACGGCTCGGTCTCGGCCTCGGCATCTCGACCCTGTCGGCGCTGCTGGTCGGCCTGGTGCTCGGCGTGTTGCCGCCGGTTCGGGCGACCTTCAGCCCGCTGGTGACCGGCATCGCGGTGATCCCGCCGATCGCGCTGCTGCCGATATTGTTCATCGCTTTCGGCCTGGGCGAAACCGCGAAGGTCGCGCTGATCGTAATCGGCATCGCGCCCTTCATGATCCGCGACATCGCCGCGCATGTTGCCGCCCTGCCCCGCGAGCAGATCATCAAGGCACAAACCCTTGGCGCGAGCAGCTGGCAGGTGCTGCTGCGGGTCGCGCTGCCCCAGGCGATGCCGCGCCTGCTCCAGGCGGTGCGCCTGTCACTCGGGCCGGCGTGGGTGTTCCTGATCTCGGCCGAGGCGATCGCCTCGGACATTGGGCTCGGCTACCGGATCTTCCTCGTTCGCCGCTATCTCTCGATGGACATCATCCTGCCCTATGTCGCGTGGATCGCGCTGCTGGCGGTGGCGATTGATTTCATCCTGGTGCAGTCGAGTCGCAGGCTGTTTCCGTGGGCACATGGAGCCGGACATTGA
- a CDS encoding ABC transporter ATP-binding protein: MSALLSLRNVWVEYGDKVVLEDVKLDIAEGSFVSIIGPSGAGKSSLLRVILGQEAPTRGTILLDGVPLPPECGPDRGVVFQRYSVFPHLSVLRNTMFGLECAQAPFSARLFGGKRRAAQAQAEEMLDAVGLADSMHLHPAEMSGGMQQRLAIAQALIKRPRILLLDEPFGALDPGIRADMHVLITKLWNDYSLTVIMVTHDIKEAFSLGTRVLTLDKRRHDPHAPHRFGATAVYDLPLNKPKSGYAEKDASITIDTIDNN; encoded by the coding sequence TTGAGCGCGCTGCTGAGCCTTCGTAACGTCTGGGTCGAATACGGCGACAAGGTCGTGCTCGAAGACGTAAAGCTCGATATCGCGGAAGGATCGTTCGTCTCGATCATCGGGCCTTCCGGCGCGGGCAAGAGCAGCCTGCTGCGGGTGATCCTGGGGCAGGAAGCGCCGACGCGGGGCACGATCCTGCTCGACGGCGTCCCCCTCCCGCCGGAATGCGGGCCGGATCGCGGCGTAGTGTTCCAGCGCTATTCGGTGTTCCCGCATCTCTCGGTGCTGCGCAACACGATGTTCGGGCTCGAGTGCGCACAGGCGCCGTTTTCCGCGCGGCTGTTCGGCGGCAAGCGCCGGGCCGCGCAGGCCCAGGCGGAAGAGATGCTCGACGCGGTCGGCCTTGCCGACAGCATGCATCTCCACCCGGCCGAGATGTCGGGCGGGATGCAGCAGCGCCTCGCGATCGCGCAGGCGCTGATCAAGCGCCCGCGCATCCTGCTTCTCGACGAACCGTTCGGCGCGCTCGATCCAGGCATCCGCGCGGACATGCATGTGCTGATCACCAAGCTGTGGAACGATTATTCGCTTACCGTCATCATGGTGACCCACGACATCAAGGAAGCCTTCTCGCTCGGAACCCGGGTTCTGACGCTGGATAAGCGCCGCCACGATCCCCACGCACCCCATCGGTTCGGCGCGACGGCAGTGTACGATCTGCCGCTGAACAAGCCGAAATCAGGCTATGCCGAAAAAGATGCAAGTATTACGATTGACACGATTGATAATAATTGA
- the uca gene encoding urea carboxylase: MNFDTVLVANRGAIATRIIRTLRRMGLRSVAVYSEADAGSLHVAQADVAVCIGPAPAAESYLNIPAILQAAKDTGAGAIHPGYGFLAENTEFAEACAAAGIVFVGPTPENIKTFGLKHSARALADEHGVPLAPGTGLLTDEDEAAQAADGIGYPVILKATAGGGGIGMRICDDQAAVRQGFAAVARLGEGNFGDAGVFLERYIGRARHIEVQIFGDGEGRVMALGERDCSLQRRNQKVVEEAPAPLLSDAKRAELIAAAIQLGQAANYRSAGTVEFLFDAERQEFFFLEMNTRLQVEHGVTEEVMGIDLVEWMIRGAAGDFAFLDDEQPTPKGHSVQVRLYAEDPALDYRPTSGMLTAVKFPDNIRAETWCMAGSTVSAWYDPMLAKLIVHAPTRAEAIAAMQVALDASRVDGIETNLRWLRDVVRNPDFGSGEVSTKLLDGIEYHPRSIRVVSGGTATTVQDWPGRQGLWAIGVPPSGPMDDRSFRTGNRLLGNPEGTEGLEVTVSGPTLFFNAPARICITGADFGARLDDVPVERGAPIEVLAGQTLALGRATGGGIRGYILFEGGLDIAPYLDSRSTFELGQFGGHAARRLLAGDTLHLGAREVGIPAADLPVPELGQTWSLRVLYGPHGAPDFFTPDDIATIASTDWQVHYNSNRTGVRLVGPKPHWARTDGGEAGLHPSNIHDNPYAIGAVDFTGDMPIILGPDGPSLGGFVCPFTVIAADRWKIGQLAPDDRLRFVPVTAEDAAAADRAMAADMSFTEDPVRDIASLSPILADTPAHGLRPRTVYRQQGDRNILVEYGPIVLDIELRIRVHALMCELEELALPGVIDIVPGIRSLQLHFDGDVLDQRGALAALMLAEEALGELEDFSIPSRIVHLPLSWRDPATIETIEKYMGAVRDDAPWCPDNIEFIRRVNGLGDADAVENLIFDASYLVLGLGDVYLGAPVATPVDPRHRLVTTKYNPARTWTPPNVVGIGGAYMCIYGMEGPGGYQLFGRTIQIWNTHRQTDAFIDGKPWLLRFFDQIRFFPVSADELTDWRRDFPNGRRSIEVEESEFRLADYRAFLAENAESITAFETQRKAAFDEERAEWQRSGEFDRVTDLVDSDAGTAEAVAIEVPEGADLIEAPFGGSVWKLMVAAGDTVEAGDVIAVIEAMKMECPFESPAGGTIEALYMQERQSLQPGSPMLALRRHV; the protein is encoded by the coding sequence ATGAACTTCGATACAGTCCTGGTTGCGAACCGGGGGGCGATCGCCACCCGGATCATCCGCACTTTGCGCCGCATGGGCCTACGATCCGTCGCGGTCTATTCGGAGGCCGATGCCGGCTCGCTCCATGTCGCGCAGGCGGATGTGGCGGTATGCATCGGTCCGGCTCCGGCGGCCGAGAGCTATCTGAATATCCCGGCGATCCTGCAGGCGGCGAAAGATACCGGCGCGGGCGCGATCCATCCCGGCTACGGCTTCCTGGCCGAGAACACCGAATTCGCCGAGGCGTGCGCCGCGGCCGGGATCGTGTTCGTCGGCCCGACGCCTGAGAACATCAAGACTTTTGGTTTGAAACATAGCGCTCGGGCGCTGGCGGACGAGCATGGCGTTCCGCTGGCACCCGGAACCGGCCTGTTGACCGACGAGGACGAAGCCGCCCAGGCGGCAGACGGGATCGGCTATCCCGTGATCCTCAAGGCCACGGCCGGGGGCGGCGGCATTGGCATGCGCATTTGCGACGACCAGGCCGCCGTCCGCCAGGGGTTTGCCGCCGTCGCCCGCCTCGGCGAAGGCAATTTCGGCGATGCCGGGGTGTTCCTCGAACGCTACATCGGCCGCGCGCGGCATATCGAGGTGCAGATCTTCGGCGACGGCGAAGGCCGCGTGATGGCCTTGGGCGAACGGGACTGCTCGCTCCAGCGCCGCAACCAGAAGGTGGTCGAGGAAGCGCCCGCCCCCTTGCTGTCCGACGCCAAACGCGCCGAACTCATCGCCGCCGCGATCCAGCTGGGCCAAGCGGCGAATTACCGCTCCGCCGGCACGGTCGAATTCCTCTTCGATGCCGAACGGCAGGAATTCTTCTTCCTCGAGATGAACACCCGGCTGCAGGTCGAACACGGCGTCACCGAAGAGGTGATGGGGATCGATCTGGTCGAATGGATGATCCGCGGGGCGGCGGGCGACTTCGCCTTTCTCGACGACGAACAGCCGACGCCGAAGGGCCATTCGGTGCAGGTGCGCCTGTATGCGGAGGATCCCGCGCTCGACTATCGCCCGACTTCGGGCATGCTGACCGCGGTCAAGTTCCCCGACAACATCCGCGCCGAAACCTGGTGCATGGCCGGCAGCACGGTCAGCGCGTGGTACGACCCGATGCTGGCAAAGCTGATCGTCCATGCGCCGACCCGCGCGGAAGCGATCGCGGCGATGCAGGTGGCGCTCGATGCCAGCCGGGTCGACGGGATCGAGACCAATCTGCGCTGGCTGCGCGATGTGGTCCGCAACCCGGATTTCGGCAGCGGCGAGGTCTCGACCAAATTGCTCGACGGGATCGAATATCACCCGCGCAGCATCCGCGTGGTCAGCGGCGGCACCGCGACCACGGTGCAGGACTGGCCGGGCCGCCAGGGCTTGTGGGCGATCGGCGTGCCACCCTCGGGCCCGATGGACGACCGTTCGTTCCGCACCGGCAACCGCCTGCTCGGCAATCCCGAAGGCACCGAAGGCCTCGAAGTAACCGTCAGCGGGCCGACCCTGTTCTTCAACGCGCCGGCGAGGATCTGCATCACCGGCGCCGATTTCGGCGCCAGACTGGATGACGTGCCAGTCGAACGCGGAGCCCCGATCGAGGTGCTGGCGGGGCAGACTCTTGCGCTCGGCCGGGCCACCGGCGGCGGCATCCGCGGCTACATCCTGTTCGAAGGCGGGCTCGACATCGCGCCCTATCTCGACAGCCGCAGTACCTTCGAGCTCGGCCAGTTCGGCGGCCACGCCGCGCGGCGCTTGCTCGCGGGCGACACGCTGCATCTCGGCGCACGCGAAGTCGGCATCCCCGCCGCCGATTTGCCGGTGCCCGAACTCGGCCAGACCTGGAGCCTGCGGGTACTTTACGGCCCGCACGGCGCGCCGGACTTCTTCACGCCCGACGACATCGCGACGATCGCTTCGACCGACTGGCAGGTCCATTACAACAGCAACCGCACCGGCGTACGCCTGGTCGGCCCGAAGCCGCACTGGGCACGGACCGACGGCGGCGAGGCGGGACTTCATCCCTCGAACATCCACGACAATCCTTATGCGATCGGCGCGGTCGACTTCACCGGCGACATGCCGATCATCCTCGGTCCCGACGGTCCTTCGCTCGGCGGGTTCGTGTGCCCCTTCACCGTGATCGCGGCAGACCGCTGGAAAATCGGCCAGCTCGCGCCGGACGACCGGCTGCGCTTCGTGCCGGTGACCGCCGAAGACGCCGCCGCGGCTGACCGCGCGATGGCGGCCGATATGTCGTTCACCGAGGACCCGGTGCGCGACATTGCCTCGCTCTCGCCGATCCTGGCCGATACGCCGGCGCATGGCCTGCGCCCGCGCACCGTCTATCGCCAGCAGGGCGACCGCAACATCCTGGTCGAGTACGGTCCGATCGTGCTCGATATCGAGCTGCGCATCCGCGTCCACGCGCTGATGTGCGAGCTCGAGGAACTGGCCCTGCCCGGGGTGATCGACATCGTCCCCGGGATCCGTTCGCTCCAGCTCCATTTCGACGGCGACGTGCTCGACCAGCGCGGCGCCCTTGCCGCGCTGATGCTTGCCGAGGAAGCCCTGGGCGAGCTCGAGGATTTCTCGATCCCCTCGCGCATCGTCCATTTGCCGCTGAGCTGGCGCGACCCGGCGACGATCGAGACGATCGAAAAATACATGGGCGCGGTGCGCGACGACGCGCCGTGGTGCCCGGATAACATCGAGTTCATCCGCCGCGTCAACGGCCTCGGCGATGCCGATGCGGTAGAGAATCTGATCTTCGACGCGAGCTATCTCGTGCTCGGGCTCGGCGACGTCTATCTCGGCGCCCCGGTCGCGACCCCGGTCGATCCGCGGCATCGGCTGGTCACGACCAAGTACAACCCGGCCCGCACCTGGACCCCGCCCAATGTGGTCGGGATCGGCGGCGCCTATATGTGCATCTACGGCATGGAAGGCCCGGGCGGCTACCAGCTGTTCGGTCGCACGATCCAGATCTGGAACACCCACCGCCAGACCGACGCCTTCATAGACGGCAAGCCGTGGCTGCTGCGGTTCTTCGATCAGATCCGGTTCTTCCCGGTCAGCGCCGATGAACTGACCGACTGGCGGCGCGATTTCCCCAACGGCCGCCGCTCGATTGAGGTCGAGGAATCCGAATTCCGCCTCGCCGACTATCGTGCCTTCCTGGCCGAGAATGCGGAATCGATCACCGCTTTCGAAACCCAGCGCAAAGCCGCCTTCGACGAAGAGCGCGCCGAATGGCAGCGCTCCGGCGAGTTCGACCGCGTAACCGATCTCGTGGATAGCGATGCTGGCACTGCGGAAGCCGTGGCGATCGAGGTGCCGGAAGGCGCGGATTTGATCGAAGCGCCGTTCGGCGGCAGCGTCTGGAAACTGATGGTCGCCGCCGGCGATACGGTCGAGGCGGGCGACGTCATCGCGGTGATCGAGGCGATGAAGATGGAATGCCCGTTCGAAAGCCCGGCCGGCGGCACGATCGAGGCGCTCTATATGCAGGAACGCCAATCGCTCCAGCCGGGCTCGCCGATGCTGGCGCTGAGGCGCCACGTATGA
- a CDS encoding urea carboxylase-associated family protein, with amino-acid sequence MIIDPATSGLSGTIVHDEIVAARAPWLHHIAAGQTLRIVDLEGNQAVDFLLYSAADDAERYSAQDTVAGQGNLFLRQGTVLRSNEGRPMMTIAGTSVEYHDTIGGACSCESNTLRYGHHTKAQHACVENFLEANLTEGRGKRDIVSNINFFMNVPVESDGALGIVDGISAPGLTVDLRADMDVIVVVSNCPQINNPCNAFNPTPVRMIVTA; translated from the coding sequence ATGATCATCGACCCGGCTACCTCAGGCCTTTCCGGTACCATCGTCCATGACGAGATCGTCGCGGCCCGCGCGCCCTGGCTGCACCATATCGCGGCCGGCCAGACGCTGCGGATCGTCGATCTCGAAGGCAATCAGGCGGTCGACTTCCTGCTCTATTCCGCAGCCGACGATGCCGAGCGCTACAGCGCGCAGGACACGGTGGCAGGCCAAGGCAATCTTTTCCTGCGCCAAGGCACCGTGCTGCGTTCCAACGAGGGCCGCCCGATGATGACCATCGCCGGGACCTCGGTCGAATATCACGACACGATCGGCGGGGCTTGTTCGTGCGAATCCAACACCTTACGCTATGGTCATCACACCAAGGCGCAACATGCCTGCGTCGAGAATTTTCTTGAGGCCAATCTGACCGAGGGCCGCGGCAAACGCGACATCGTGTCGAACATCAATTTCTTCATGAACGTGCCGGTGGAGAGCGACGGCGCATTGGGGATCGTCGACGGGATATCTGCGCCCGGACTGACGGTGGATCTGCGGGCAGATATGGACGTCATCGTGGTGGTGTCCAACTGCCCCCAGATCAACAACCCCTGCAACGCTTTCAACCCCACCCCCGTTCGGATGATCGTCACCGCATGA